The following coding sequences are from one Dioscorea cayenensis subsp. rotundata cultivar TDr96_F1 unplaced genomic scaffold, TDr96_F1_v2_PseudoChromosome.rev07_lg8_w22 25.fasta BLBR01001086.1, whole genome shotgun sequence window:
- the LOC120255586 gene encoding uncharacterized protein LOC120255586, with translation MASSLLLLLLLVCFSSSAVSSPLADVSKPSAYDVLQSYGFPVGLLPKGATGYDLDSSSGEFSAYLGGECSFSIKNSYQLRYQATISGTISTNRLYNLKGVSVKILFLWINIIEVVHRDGVLEFSVGIASADFTEDNFFESPQCGCGFDCVGGAGDGARIKLRVPA, from the coding sequence ATGGCTtcatctctccttcttcttcttcttctcgtgTGCTTCTCCTCCTCCGCGGTGAGCTCACCGCTCGCCGACGTCTCCAAACCATCGGCCTACGATGTTCTCCAGTCCTACGGCTTCCCCGTCGGCCTCCTCCCCAAGGGCGCCACCGGCTACGACCTTGACTCCTCCTCCGGCGAGTTCTCGGCGTACCTCGGCGGCGAATGTAGCTTCTCCATTAAAAACTCTTACCAGCTCCGCTACCAGGCCACCATCTCCGGCACCATCTCCACTAACCGCCTTTACAATCTCAAGGGCGTCAGCGTGAAGATCTTGTTCCTTTGGATCAACATCATTGAGGTCGTGCACAGAGACGGCGTTCTTGAGTTCTCTGTTGGGATCGCGTCTGCTGACTTCACCGAGGATAACTTCTTTGAGAGCCCGCAATGCGGGTGTGGGTTTGATTGTGTTGGTGGTGCTGGCGATGGTGCGAGGATCAAGCTGAGGGTGCCCGCTtga
- the LOC120255587 gene encoding late embryogenesis abundant protein Lea5-like → MARSLLLKNLFTTFSRRGYSGMASEVERKGKVMEEKVVMMNREGSGGVGGGGAVEESWVPDPVTGFYRPANRLVEMDAAELRQMLLSHKYSSRV, encoded by the exons ATGGCTCGCTCTCTCCTCCTCAAGAACCTCTTCACCACCTTCTCCAG GAGAGGATACTCAGGGATGGCAAGTGAAGTAGAGAGGAAAGGGAAGGTGATGGaggagaaggtggtgatgatgaATAGAGAAGGAAGTGGTGGAGTTGGAGGTGGAGGGGCGGTGGAGGAGAGTTGGGTGCCGGATCCGGTGACTGGGTTTTACCGGCCGGCGAATAGGTTGGTGGAGATGGATGCTGCTGAGCTCCGTCAGATGCTTCTTTCTCATAAGTACTCTTCTCGTGTCTAA